A stretch of the Malus sylvestris chromosome 10, drMalSylv7.2, whole genome shotgun sequence genome encodes the following:
- the LOC126585268 gene encoding stemmadenine O-acetyltransferase-like: protein MEDIKVEVISKEIIKPSSPTPNHLSHYQFSFLDQINPPVYTSLVLFFEFNGERQPTINEISQHLKKSLAYVLTLYYPLAGRARLENHFVNCNDEGVPYLEAQVKNCQLSEVLNNPIPEELNKLVPFELDDVAGEFLLGVQLNMFECGGFAIGLCTSHKIADGLSMLMFTKTWAAIARGGPDHDDNQAKIERPEFVSASLFPPKEITGYDAHVGITRNKVTKRFVFDASTIEELRKKYTGLESNKIRPSRIEILSAFIWRRIVEAAKGGDHIDVENKLHMLIHAVNLRPRMDPPLPRSSFGNICLISMTGPFTSSNTSLDNDPCYGMVRHIREAMSKIDNEYVKRLQEGDEHLSSIKKLADSFTREHLVTYNFTSLCRYPLYDNDFGWGRPTWVGLPALTFKNLIVFHDTKEAGGGGRGIEAYVSLEKQVMAKFETDVFLQPRLGTSRVSSPTSTLTRQQARFSQVTKYHTQSRPSLCCERPIQTKPLKILWSGSVSLRLLLKVLKK, encoded by the coding sequence ATGGAGGACATCAAGGTGGAAGTAATCTCCAAGGAGATTAtcaagccatcttctccaacccCAAACCACCTTTCCCATTACCAGTTCTCCTTTCTTGATCAAATAAATCCCCCAGTGTATACTTCTTTGGTCCTCTTCTTTGAATTCAATGGCGAGAGACAACCCACAATTAATGAAATATCCCAACACCTTAAGAAGTCCTTAGCATATGTCTTAACCCTTTACTATCCACTAGCTGGACGAGCCAGACTCGAAAACCATTTTGTAAATTGCAATGACGAGGGTGTTCCCTACCTTGAAGCCCAAGTCAAGAACTGTCAACTTTCTGAGGTTCTCAACAATCCAATCCCTGAGGAACTCAACAAACTTGTCCCGTTTGAACTGGATGATGTCGCTGGTGAATTTCTACTGGGTGTCCAGCTCAATATGTTTGAATGTGGAGGCTTCGCCATTGGTCTATGCACTTCTCACAAGATTGCAGATGGACTATCCATGCTCATGTTCACCAAAACTTGGGCTGCCATTGCCCGTGGTGGTCCTGACCATGATGATAATCAAGCGAAAATAGAGCGACCGGAATTTGTTTCAGCCTCACTCTTCCCACCTAAGGAGATCACTGGGTATGACGCACACGTTGGTATCACAAGAAATAAGgtaacaaaaaggtttgtgttcgATGCCTCAACGATAGAGGAGCTCAGGAAAAAATATACAGGCTTAGAAAGCAACAAAATACGGCCATCACGTATTGAGATTTTATCGGCCTTCATATGGAGGCGAATTGTGGAAGCTGCCAAAGGTGGTGATCATATTGATGTTGAGAATAAGTTGCACATGCTGATCCATGCTGTGAACTTGCGCCCGCGGATGGATCCCCCATTGCCGCGGTCTTCTTTTGGAAATATTTGTCTTATTTCCATGACTGGTCCCTTCACAAGTAGTAATACTAGTTTGGATAATGATCCTTGTTATGGCATGGTTAGGCATATACGAGAAGCAATGAGCAAGATTGACAATGAGTACGTGAAACGACTGCAAGAGGGAGATGAGCACTTGAGTTCCATTAAGAAACTTGCTGACAGTTTTACCAGAGAACACTTGGTTACATATAACTTCACTAGTTTGTGCAGATATCCTCTCTACGACAACGATTTTGGTTGGGGGAGACCTACATGGGTGGGCTTACCGGCACTCACCTTCAAGAACCTAATAGTTTTCCACGACACCAAAGAggctggtggtggtggtagggGAATAGAGGCATACGTTAGCCTGGAAAAGCAAGTTATGGCTAAATTTGAAACTGACGTCTTCCTCCAACCAAGGCTGGGCACGAGTCGAGTTAGTTCGCCAACTTCAACCTTAACCCGCCAACAAGCCCGATTTAGTCAGGTCACAAAGTATCACACCCAAAGCCGACCAAGTTTATGCTGCGAGAGACCAATCCAAACCAAACCGTTGAAAATCCTCTGGTCGGGTTCGGTTTCATTACGATTGCTTCTCAAGGTTTTGAAAAAGTAA